The DNA segment AATCATCGAATTGCTGCGCGAGATTGGTGCGCACGTGCACTATTGCGACCCATACTTTCCGGTTGCTCGGCATACCCGCAGGCATGGCGACCTGAATCTTCGTTCGGTTCCGCTCACGGCGGAAGCGCTGGGCGAATTCGACGCCCTCGTGGTTGCCACCGCACACGAGGAATTCAGGAACGCACTGCTGTACGCGCACGCGAGGCTGATCGTGGACACCCGCAACGTGATCGGACCGCTGTTCGGCGGCA comes from the Deltaproteobacteria bacterium genome and includes:
- a CDS encoding nucleotide sugar dehydrogenase, encoding IIELLREIGAHVHYCDPYFPVARHTRRHGDLNLRSVPLTAEALGEFDALVVATAHEEFRNALLYAHARLIVDTRNVIGPLFGGKPPMLTVKA